From a region of the Rhodococcus sp. 4CII genome:
- a CDS encoding long-chain-fatty-acid--CoA ligase — MTVTLARTVSDLLLGVADSGAQGLYFEDRFVSWSEHVRASLRRAAVLEDLLDDSRPRHVGVLMDNVPEFSLLAGAAALSGTVLVGLNTTRRGDALARDIALADCQVVFTESGRSALLDGLDPDVPVVDVDSPEWSALLAGERPEFTPTAAAPDDLFMLIFTSGTSGDPKAVRCTHAKITGPGTMLAERFGLTRDDVVYMSMPMFHSNAMMAAWSVALAGHSSIALRRRFSASNFLSDVRRFGVTYANYVGKPLSYVLATPEMPDDADNTLRVMYGNEGSAPAVAAFACRFGTAVVDGFGSTEGGIAISAAPGAPAGSLGRLPDGVAILDPDTGNVCPTAEFDSDGRVVNVEAATGELVNTAGPGAFAGYYNNPEADAERIRDGKYWSGDLAYRDTDGFVYFAGRSSGWLRVDGENIGAAPIERILLRYDGFAQVTVYAVPDADVGDRVMAAVVPTRDFDPVAFAEFLDAQSDLGPKQRPSLIRVCADLPRTATFKVLTRVLSAEAANCADPVWVRDGSAYSPR; from the coding sequence ATGACCGTCACGCTCGCCCGCACGGTGTCGGACCTGCTGCTCGGTGTCGCGGATTCCGGCGCGCAGGGCCTGTACTTCGAGGACCGGTTCGTGTCGTGGTCCGAACACGTGCGGGCGAGCCTGCGCCGCGCAGCGGTCCTCGAGGATCTGCTCGACGACAGCCGGCCCCGGCACGTCGGGGTGCTCATGGACAACGTCCCCGAGTTCTCCCTCCTCGCCGGAGCGGCGGCGCTGTCCGGCACCGTGCTCGTGGGGCTCAACACCACCCGTCGCGGCGACGCGCTCGCCCGCGACATAGCGCTGGCCGACTGCCAGGTGGTCTTCACCGAATCCGGGCGGTCCGCGCTGCTGGACGGTCTCGACCCGGATGTTCCCGTCGTCGACGTGGATTCCCCGGAATGGTCCGCGCTGCTCGCCGGGGAACGCCCCGAATTCACGCCGACGGCCGCCGCACCCGACGACCTGTTCATGCTCATCTTCACGTCCGGTACGAGCGGCGACCCGAAGGCGGTGCGCTGCACCCACGCGAAGATCACCGGACCCGGCACCATGCTCGCCGAGCGGTTCGGGCTGACCCGGGACGACGTCGTGTACATGTCGATGCCCATGTTCCACTCCAACGCCATGATGGCGGCGTGGTCCGTCGCGCTCGCCGGACACAGCTCGATTGCGCTGCGGCGCAGGTTCTCCGCGTCGAACTTCCTGTCCGATGTCCGGAGGTTCGGCGTCACGTACGCCAACTACGTCGGAAAGCCGCTGTCGTATGTGCTGGCGACTCCGGAGATGCCCGACGACGCCGACAACACCCTGCGGGTGATGTACGGCAACGAGGGGTCCGCGCCCGCGGTCGCCGCGTTCGCGTGCCGCTTCGGCACCGCAGTGGTCGACGGGTTCGGTTCGACCGAGGGCGGTATCGCCATCTCCGCCGCACCCGGGGCGCCCGCCGGTTCCCTGGGCAGACTTCCCGACGGGGTGGCGATCCTCGACCCCGACACCGGAAATGTCTGTCCCACGGCCGAGTTCGATTCCGACGGCCGGGTGGTCAACGTGGAGGCCGCAACGGGTGAACTCGTCAACACGGCGGGGCCGGGGGCGTTCGCGGGCTACTACAACAATCCCGAGGCCGACGCCGAGCGGATCCGCGACGGCAAGTACTGGAGCGGCGACCTCGCCTACCGGGACACGGACGGGTTCGTGTACTTCGCGGGCCGCAGTTCCGGGTGGTTGCGCGTGGACGGCGAGAACATCGGCGCGGCACCCATCGAACGCATCCTGCTGCGGTACGACGGGTTCGCGCAGGTGACGGTGTATGCGGTGCCCGACGCCGACGTCGGGGACCGCGTGATGGCGGCCGTCGTCCCGACGCGGGACTTCGATCCCGTGGCCTTCGCGGAATTCCTCGACGCGCAGTCCGATCTGGGGCCGAAGCAGCGTCCGAGCCTGATCCGGGTGTGTGCCGATCTCCCGCGGACGGCCACCTTCAAGGTCCTCACCCGGGTGCTGAGCGCCGAAGCCGCGAACTGCGCCGATCCGGTCTGGGTCCGCGACGGGTCCGCCTACTCCCCCAGGTGA
- a CDS encoding acyl-CoA synthetase, which yields MALNIADLVEHAIDLVPDRVALVSDDREVTYAQMEERANRLGHYLREQGVRPGDKVGIYCRNRIEAIEAMVAVFKIRAVMVNVNYRYIENELQYIFDNSDMVALVHERRYSDKVANVLPETPLLKTTVVVEDGTDLDYEGIEYEAALAQGSPDRDFGERSNDDLYMLYTGGTTGKPKGVMWRHEDVWRVLGGGINFMTGEYVQDEWDLAKLGAESPGMTRFPIPPMIHGGSQWAVFQSLFGGGKCVMHPEFDGHDVWRIVDQHKVNLIFITGDAMARPMLDALVEGDTVSGEPYDLSSLFLMASSAALFSPSIKDKYLELLPNRMITDSIGSSETGFGGLSVVAKGDSHGGGPTVKIDASTSVLGEDGNPVEPGSGVVGILARKGHIPIGYYKDDEKTKATFKKINGIRYSIPGDFAQVEADGTVTMLGRGSVSINSGGEKIFPEEVEGALKSHPDVFDALVVGIPDERFGQRVAAVIQTRGGARPGLHEIADAARKEIAGYKVPRSLWFVDEIKRSPAGKPDYRWAKEQTETRPADDHNGNGSPESKGA from the coding sequence GTGGCCCTTAATATCGCAGACCTCGTAGAGCATGCAATCGACCTCGTTCCTGACCGTGTCGCGTTGGTGTCCGACGACCGGGAAGTGACGTACGCGCAGATGGAGGAGAGGGCCAATCGCCTCGGCCACTACCTGCGTGAACAGGGTGTCCGGCCCGGTGACAAGGTGGGCATCTACTGCCGGAACCGCATCGAGGCCATCGAGGCCATGGTGGCGGTCTTCAAGATTCGCGCGGTGATGGTGAACGTCAACTACCGGTACATCGAGAACGAGTTGCAATACATCTTCGACAATTCGGACATGGTTGCACTCGTGCACGAGCGCCGGTACTCGGACAAGGTGGCGAACGTACTCCCCGAGACGCCGCTCCTGAAAACCACCGTGGTGGTCGAAGACGGCACCGATCTCGACTACGAGGGCATCGAATACGAGGCCGCGCTGGCGCAGGGGTCCCCCGACCGCGACTTCGGCGAGCGCAGCAACGACGACCTGTACATGCTCTATACCGGTGGCACCACCGGAAAGCCGAAGGGTGTCATGTGGCGTCACGAGGACGTCTGGCGGGTGCTCGGTGGCGGCATCAACTTCATGACCGGTGAATACGTCCAGGACGAGTGGGATCTCGCGAAGCTGGGCGCCGAGAGCCCCGGCATGACCCGTTTCCCGATTCCGCCGATGATCCACGGCGGTAGCCAATGGGCGGTGTTCCAGAGCCTGTTCGGCGGCGGAAAGTGTGTCATGCACCCCGAATTCGACGGGCACGACGTGTGGCGGATCGTCGACCAGCACAAGGTCAACCTCATCTTCATCACCGGTGACGCGATGGCGCGGCCCATGCTCGACGCACTGGTGGAGGGCGACACGGTGAGCGGCGAACCGTACGACCTGTCGTCGCTGTTCCTCATGGCGAGTTCGGCGGCGCTGTTCTCGCCCAGCATCAAGGACAAGTACCTCGAACTGCTGCCCAACCGGATGATCACCGACTCCATCGGTTCGTCCGAGACCGGTTTCGGCGGGCTCAGTGTGGTCGCGAAGGGCGATTCGCACGGTGGCGGTCCGACGGTGAAGATCGACGCGTCCACGTCCGTGCTCGGCGAGGACGGCAACCCCGTGGAGCCCGGCTCCGGTGTGGTCGGCATCTTGGCACGCAAGGGGCACATCCCGATCGGCTACTACAAGGACGACGAGAAGACCAAGGCCACGTTCAAGAAGATCAACGGCATCCGCTACTCCATCCCCGGCGACTTCGCGCAAGTGGAGGCGGACGGCACGGTGACGATGCTCGGACGCGGCTCGGTGTCCATCAACAGTGGTGGCGAGAAGATCTTCCCCGAGGAGGTCGAGGGTGCGCTGAAGTCGCATCCCGATGTCTTCGACGCCCTGGTGGTCGGCATCCCCGACGAACGCTTCGGCCAGCGTGTCGCCGCCGTCATCCAGACTCGCGGTGGCGCGCGCCCGGGCCTGCACGAGATCGCCGACGCGGCGCGCAAGGAGATTGCGGGATACAAGGTTCCGCGCAGCCTGTGGTTCGTCGACGAGATCAAGCGGTCGCCCGCAGGCAAACCCGACTACCGCTGGGCCAAGGAACAGACCGAGACCCGGCCGGCCGACGACCACAACGGCAACGGTTCGCCCGAAAGTAAAGGCGCGTAA
- a CDS encoding crotonase/enoyl-CoA hydratase family protein yields the protein MSSTTTEKSDISAQSPHCLVEKRGHVLIVTMNRPEAKNALSGEMMAIMKDAWDQVDSDPDIRVAILTGAGGAFCAGADLKAMTSRHPGDSFSGAGERSEGKNSSGWDLSKIEALLKGRRLTKPLIAAVEGPAIAGGTEILQGTDIRVAGESAKFGVSEAKWGLFPLGGSAVRLVRQIPYTVAADILLTGRHIEAPEAKEIGLIGHVVPDGQALDKALELADLIAANGPLAVQAILKTIRDTEGMHEEEAFRIDAALGTEVFKSADAKEGPRAFSEKRAPKFEGR from the coding sequence GTGTCCTCTACCACGACCGAGAAATCCGACATTTCGGCACAGTCGCCGCACTGCCTCGTCGAGAAACGCGGGCACGTCCTCATCGTCACCATGAACCGCCCCGAGGCGAAGAACGCGCTGTCCGGCGAAATGATGGCGATCATGAAGGACGCCTGGGATCAGGTCGACTCCGACCCGGACATCCGGGTCGCCATTCTCACCGGCGCCGGCGGCGCGTTCTGCGCGGGCGCCGACCTCAAGGCCATGACGTCGCGGCACCCGGGCGATTCGTTTTCGGGCGCGGGCGAGCGGAGCGAGGGAAAGAATTCGTCGGGCTGGGACCTGTCGAAGATCGAGGCGCTACTCAAAGGCCGGCGCCTCACCAAACCCCTCATCGCCGCAGTCGAGGGTCCGGCCATCGCCGGTGGCACCGAGATCCTGCAGGGCACCGACATCCGCGTCGCCGGCGAGAGCGCCAAATTCGGTGTCTCCGAAGCAAAATGGGGACTCTTCCCCCTCGGCGGCTCCGCAGTGCGCCTCGTCCGGCAGATCCCGTACACCGTCGCAGCCGACATCCTGCTCACCGGACGGCACATCGAAGCCCCCGAGGCCAAGGAGATCGGCCTCATCGGACACGTCGTCCCCGACGGTCAGGCCCTCGACAAGGCCCTCGAACTCGCCGACCTCATCGCCGCCAACGGCCCCCTCGCCGTCCAGGCGATCCTGAAGACCATCCGCGACACCGAAGGCATGCACGAGGAAGAGGCGTTCCGGATCGACGCCGCCCTCGGCACCGAGGTCTTCAAATCCGCCGACGCGAAGGAAGGCCCCCGCGCCTTCTCCGAAAAACGCGCGCCGAAGTTCGAGGGCCGTTGA
- a CDS encoding nitronate monooxygenase family protein, translated as MHTSVSEKFGIEYPVFGFTPSEHVAAAISRAGGLGVLGCVRFNDPEELEAVLSWMDENTDGKPYGVDIVMPAKVPTEGTSVDLESLIPAEHRAFVDRTLSELGVPPLDSGAEHATGVLGWLHSVARSHVDVALNHRIALIANALGSPPKDVIDQAHAKGVPVAALAGAVEHARRHVANGVDIVIAQGYEAGGHTGEIASMVLVPEIVDAIGDSAAVLAAGGIGSGRQVAAALSLGAAGVWMGSYWLTTSEYKLGSASAEGPSAIQRALLGATSADTVRSRIYSGKPARLLKTKWTDAWSKPEAPAPLPMPLQNLLVSEAHQRIAASENPDVVAMPVGQIVGRMNEIRPVAEVMDELVKGFDKAVSRLDSFR; from the coding sequence ATGCACACGAGTGTGAGTGAGAAGTTCGGCATCGAGTACCCGGTATTCGGGTTCACGCCCTCCGAACACGTCGCCGCGGCGATCTCCCGGGCCGGTGGGCTGGGTGTGCTCGGCTGCGTTCGGTTCAACGACCCCGAGGAACTCGAGGCCGTCCTGTCGTGGATGGACGAGAACACCGACGGCAAGCCGTACGGCGTCGACATCGTGATGCCCGCCAAGGTTCCCACCGAGGGCACGTCGGTGGACCTCGAGTCGCTGATCCCCGCGGAACACCGGGCGTTCGTCGACCGCACCCTGTCCGAACTGGGCGTGCCGCCATTGGATTCGGGTGCCGAGCACGCGACCGGGGTGCTCGGCTGGCTGCACTCGGTGGCGCGTTCGCATGTGGACGTGGCGCTGAATCATCGAATTGCGTTGATCGCCAACGCCCTCGGGTCGCCGCCGAAGGACGTCATCGATCAAGCCCATGCGAAGGGTGTTCCGGTGGCGGCGCTGGCCGGTGCCGTCGAGCACGCACGCAGGCATGTCGCGAACGGTGTCGACATCGTCATCGCGCAGGGATACGAGGCCGGTGGGCACACCGGTGAGATCGCGTCGATGGTGCTGGTGCCCGAGATCGTCGATGCCATCGGAGATTCCGCCGCGGTCCTCGCGGCCGGTGGTATCGGCAGCGGACGTCAGGTCGCGGCCGCACTGTCGCTGGGGGCGGCCGGGGTGTGGATGGGGTCGTACTGGCTCACCACCTCCGAGTACAAACTGGGCAGCGCGTCGGCCGAGGGCCCGTCCGCGATCCAGCGCGCCCTGCTGGGTGCGACGTCCGCCGACACAGTGCGGTCCCGCATCTACTCGGGTAAGCCCGCGCGCCTGCTCAAGACCAAGTGGACCGACGCCTGGTCGAAGCCGGAAGCGCCGGCACCGCTCCCGATGCCTCTGCAGAATCTCCTGGTCAGCGAGGCTCATCAGCGGATCGCCGCGTCCGAGAACCCGGATGTCGTGGCGATGCCGGTCGGCCAGATCGTCGGCCGGATGAACGAGATCCGGCCGGTGGCCGAGGTGATGGACGAATTGGTCAAGGGCTTCGACAAGGCAGTGTCCCGCCTCGACAGCTTCCGGTAG